The region GAAACGGCGTGGCCTGCGGTCCGGCGGCATCCCCTGCCGACGACCGCGCCTGTTCGCCGCCCCCGGTTCTAGACGCATCCCCACCGCCGCGACAGGACGAAACCGGGTCGAAACCGGGACAGCGCGGGAAGGATTCGCAACGCGACCGGCGAACTGCGAACAACAGTGATGCGGGTCTCCGGGCGGGTTTGATGCGCGTCGTGGAGGGGAGAGATTGAGTGAGCCACGAAACCGAGCGTTGCCGGCGCCTCGGGATGGCCGGTTCCCGATTGGAATTGCGTCAGCCGTAGAACGCAGAAATCGGAAGGCCATGTTTCCCACCGGTTACTCGCCGGTTCTTCGTCTCTCTCGTAATGCCGTCATGGCCCGTTGCTGCCTGAGCAATCATTCGAACGACTCCGCTGCGTGGCACGCACCGTTTGATGCCACATGTCGACAAGCGCCCGCTTCTGGCCGATGGTGAGTATCGCCTTGTTGGTCGACATCCCCCTGTATAAGCTCGTCGAGCTGCAGCGCCGGCCATCGCCAAACACCACTGCCCTCCTCGAGACTATCTTGATGACTCGCACCTACCGTTCTGCATTGGTCGTCGCATTCCTGGCCGGCACGATGCTCGCCGGATGTTCGGAGCCCAAGCCCGCCGCGACCGCCACGCCCACCCCGGCTCCGGCCACACCCTCGGCACCGCAGCCAGCGAGCAACCCCGACGTGCTGCGCTTCCGCATCGGCACGCTCGACGCCGCCGCACTGAAAGACGGCGACATCGAAGCCGCCAACGACGGCAAGACCTTCGCCATCGGCCAGCCCGCCGATGAAGTGAACGCATTGCTTGCCGCCGCGGGTGCGCCGACGGATGTACTGCACCTCAGCATCCAGCCTTTGCTGGTCCGCAGCGGCGCACGCATCTTGCTGTTCGACACCGGCGCGGCGGATGCTGCGTTCGCGCGCGCCGGGCGCTTGCCCGCTTCGCTGCGCGCGGCCGGTGTCGAGCCCTCGCAGGTCACCGATATCTTCATCTCGCACCAGCACCACGATCACGTGGGCGGCTTGCTTACGCGCGAAGGCGCGCTGGCCTTCCCCAACGCGGCCATCCACCTCTCGACGCCCGAATGGGAGTCCCTGAAGGCCGACCGCGACGCCGCCGCGCTGGTCGCCGCGATCACGCCGAAGGTAGCGGCCTTCCAGCCCGGTGCGGCGATCGTTCCCGGCGTGGTCACCGCCGTGTCCGTTGACGGACACACACCCGGGCACAGCGCTTACGAGATCGCATCCGGCGACGAGCGCCTGCTCTACCTGGGCGATACCGCGCATCACCACGTGATCTCGGTGCAGCGCCCGGAGTGGACGGTGCAGTACGACATGAACGCACCGCTGGCCCAGGCCAGCCGCCGCGCGCTCCTGCAACGTGCCGCCGACGGAAAGCTGCGCGTCTACTCGGTTCATTTCCCCTTCCCCGGACTGGGGCACATCAAGGCCCAGGGCGACAACTTCGTTTGGGAGCCCGAGCAGGACACCGCTCGCTGATTCGCCACGGGCGCAGCGCGCGCGTCGCGGTCATCCGCGCTGCGCGCATGGCGTCCACGAACTGGACTCTGGGCATGCCGAACGTCGTTTACTCGAACCGCTGGCGGTTTGGTGGCCGCAGATTCTTGAAAGTCGCCGACCATTACTTCGGCGGTACGGCACGCTACAGCTCGCACACATCACGACCGCACGGGAAAGAATTTTCGATCGCAGTCGCGCTCTTGCTGGCCCTCACTGCTTGCAGCAAGCCCACATCCGATGAAGGATCCAGCCAGCCGCCATCGCCACCGCCACCGACCGACTTCTCGTTCCTGCACGGCCCCAGCAAACACTGTTCGGCCCGGCTTCGAGCAGCTCAAAACGTTTCCGCGGCAGAGCGCTGCTGGATCGAGGTCCTGTCCGCTCGGTGCAATGTCGGAGACGATTGCCTGGTGTCCTGTCTCGCCAGCGGCAAGGCTCAGAATGAAGGCGGAGGTTGCTGGCATATCTGCTGGGAGCCTCCATCGAGGCTCGGCGACTGGCAAGAACCATCGGGCACGGACCGGTGCCGCGCATTGGGACAGGTCAAGGGCATCTGACAGGAATCCCGAGCCACCTGAGCATCATTGCGACAACCAATCGCGGGCGACATTGGCTACTCGCGACCGACTACACGAAAAGGCCATGGAAACATCGGATTTCACGATCAGATCGGTGTCGACCGACAAGGAGCTTCGGTTCTTTGACCCAATTGATTACTCGTTCCGGGTGGAGCTTCGCGGCGCGTCGATCCATGCCGTCCAGGAAGTCCATTGCCCTCTCGGCGCATCCGAGTTGACCCAGTTCTTCTCGCGTCTGGCCGCCCATGAGCGCCCTTGGTCCGGGAGCGAGCGATATACCTCGTTGGAGGGCGATTTCTCGCTCGCTGCCACCTGCTCATCGCTCGGACAAGTAACGCTCACGATCGTCATCCACGGCCCCTTCGGAGCGTCCGAAGAATGGCAAGTACGAAGCCAGCTTGGGGTGGAACTGGGGCAGCTGCGTGGAATCGCGGCGGCCGCGAATCGCTTCTTTCGCTCCATGGCAGACGCTTGAACACGCGCTCGATGCGATTCATACCTTCAGTTTCAGCGAGCCGCCATGCTATCGAAAGCGCAGCGGGCGCCGGCGCAACAGACCCCGCTGAATCAGCGGACCATTGTGTAAGACTGCCCTCATGAAGACTGCCAGTCGATACTCGACAGGCACCTGATCCGATAGAACGCTGCAACCAGGAGGTCGCCAAGAAATGGATCCGTTGTCGCCTTTTGAATTAACGCTCGCCTACTCGCTTACCCTTTGGGAGCGAATTCGAGCATCGGCATGGCTGGTTACGCAACGTTGGCTGACTGCCGTATTCGCCGGCATCTGGGTCGTGGCCGGAGCTTCGCTGGTCGGCCTGTACCTGTTCAAGGGCGTCCCTCTTACGCCGACGGTCTGGCTCGCCGCACTCGCGTGCATCCTCTTTATGCCGCTGATGCTGGTCATCACTGCCCTTCTGCTCCATTTCAATAAACGCGCGCGCGAACCCTTCACCTACAGGTTCGATGACTACGGCGTACATGTTTCCGCGGTGTCCTACGAGTACACGCACAAGTGGGCGGCCATTTCCCATGCCAAGCGCCTGGGCGGCTTCCTGATGCTGTTCTTTGCCCCGGGCTGCGCTCACTGCCTGCCGCTGCGAGTGGCAGGCAAACCGGAGATATACAAGCACTTGCTTGAGCTGGCGAAGCAGCACAACGTAAAAATCGAATCCGGCACCTAGCCATGCAGGTCCGCTACGTCGGCCGCGAGCTCCCGGACCAAGTTACAGATGGAAACGT is a window of Lysobacter antibioticus DNA encoding:
- a CDS encoding MBL fold metallo-hydrolase, producing MSTSARFWPMVSIALLVDIPLYKLVELQRRPSPNTTALLETILMTRTYRSALVVAFLAGTMLAGCSEPKPAATATPTPAPATPSAPQPASNPDVLRFRIGTLDAAALKDGDIEAANDGKTFAIGQPADEVNALLAAAGAPTDVLHLSIQPLLVRSGARILLFDTGAADAAFARAGRLPASLRAAGVEPSQVTDIFISHQHHDHVGGLLTREGALAFPNAAIHLSTPEWESLKADRDAAALVAAITPKVAAFQPGAAIVPGVVTAVSVDGHTPGHSAYEIASGDERLLYLGDTAHHHVISVQRPEWTVQYDMNAPLAQASRRALLQRAADGKLRVYSVHFPFPGLGHIKAQGDNFVWEPEQDTAR
- a CDS encoding DUF6228 family protein, producing METSDFTIRSVSTDKELRFFDPIDYSFRVELRGASIHAVQEVHCPLGASELTQFFSRLAAHERPWSGSERYTSLEGDFSLAATCSSLGQVTLTIVIHGPFGASEEWQVRSQLGVELGQLRGIAAAANRFFRSMADA
- a CDS encoding YcxB family protein, producing MDPLSPFELTLAYSLTLWERIRASAWLVTQRWLTAVFAGIWVVAGASLVGLYLFKGVPLTPTVWLAALACILFMPLMLVITALLLHFNKRAREPFTYRFDDYGVHVSAVSYEYTHKWAAISHAKRLGGFLMLFFAPGCAHCLPLRVAGKPEIYKHLLELAKQHNVKIESGT